The Apium graveolens cultivar Ventura chromosome 3, ASM990537v1, whole genome shotgun sequence sequence AGTCGGCAATTAATTGTTGTTCAATAAAAAAATGATTGATTAAACAAAATCAGGTTAAAATTTGTTTTTAAGAAAATCGGATTAATCGGTCAAATACCGGGTTAATCGGTCAAAAATCGGTCTCAttggtaatttttttaaaaaaatatagagaaaaattaaataaaaatttaaatttgtaaaaaattaagaaaaatattattctcgtatacataattattattttaaatgataaaataattaaatttattaattatttatctcaAATTAATCTCAATTCATAagttatatataaaattatatttactttaataatattgcatattataaatttatttgtataagtatatgtaaaaaatatatatgtataatcaaAGTAATGATAATAGAGAGGTTCAAAAAATCCGAAACGCGAGATCCAATCCGGAAAAAAACCCGAAAAGGCCGATCCGGAAAAAAGCCCAGCTTGATTTGACCCGGCCCGCTAACCTTACATGAGCCTCCTTTTTCCTCAAAAAACTGGCCCGACCCAAAACCCGAAAAGCCCGAATAAAAGTCCGCATAAAAGTCTGGATCTAAAAAGGTCTGGATAAAAGTCCAGTTCGGCCCAGATAAAATCCCATATTTTTTGAAAAGCCCGAGTAAAAAACcgattttttatataaaattggaaaatatACAAGActtttcatgatttttaaatttttgcaataaggtatatatgattatctatatattatattaaaaaatatttatttattttagtgTATAAACTACTCTATCTAATATATCAAGATATTAATTTCTCGAATATTTAAAATACTCCTAATTCGagttataaaattttaaatttttttaaaaatataaataaaaagtCACGGACCTTATATTTCTTAGGAAGATCGGCCCGATCCGACCTGATTTTAAAAAAAGTCCGGTCCTGTTCGTTTTCAAAAAAACCGGGCTATTTAAAGTCCGGATAAAACCCGACTCAATAAATTTTTTGAGTATCTCTAAATGAAACAACTATATTTATTAATATTGtatacaaaataatattaaattaatttcgATCAATTTCCGATTACTCGATTGTTCGACGGTATCTTCACCGATTAAATCTGATTTCCGCTTTTTATAACATCACTTGATACTAATAATTGATTTGTATGGTAACTACGCACCTAAATTAGTGCCAACCTTTCCCAAATGCAAAATCAAAGCCTCACACAAAAATCAAAATGTGACAATTTACTCTTAAAACCGTTACACAATTTTTTTTATGCTTCAAAACTGTTACACATGTCGAATGTATTTATACAGAACACAAACTATTTATGTTAACTTCACATTTCGCATTTCATTTTGTATCCCCACATTccaaatttacaaaattttacaTATTTGGCGGTAACGTTCGCTTTGGTgccaaaaaaaattaatacaaaaaCTACATATTTCTCCGGCGCGTGACATTCCGAAGCAAGCCCCTAAATCCCTAACAAACCAAAAAAACTACACTTCCTCAGCGCGTTATCACACGCCTTTACCCTGCACGTGGTAAAATTAGACACAAAAAACCCGAAACCCTTCTTTTTATTTCCGCCCTAATTCATCTctatatatatcaccaagtagctgagaaaatacacacacacaaaaatCTAGAGAGAGAAAGTTCTAGAGAGAGAAAGTCCCGATGAAGAGCTAAATCGCCGGCGCTCCGGAGTGATAATACGACTACAAGTATCGATTATCCTCACTCTAATTTGTTTGATTTTTATCGATTTTTTCTAGGGTTTCATTTTTGTGGCTATCTGTTTATATACACACACTGTTCAATTGAGGTGTGAGTTGTGAGATAATGTGTTTGTTGATTTGATCTGATTGTTAGTTTGTTTGATGCTGAATTGGATTGTTTGTGTGTTTAATTGAGATATGTGTTGTTGATTTGTGTGTCTGTGAGGTTGTGGAGTGTGTGATTGGGTGGATATATATTTGTTTGGGTGTATTTGAGTGGAGTTGTGATGCGATTGTCGAGGCCGGCGGTGTTTTCGAAGAATAGGAGGAAGAGGAGTAAGAATTTGGGGAGTAAGAATTTGGGGAGTGGTTTTAGGGTTAAGAAGAAGCATAAGAGGCTTGATGCGATTAGTGAAGAGGTTTATAGTAGGAATCATGGTGTGGTAGAAGCGGAGTCTAAGGAGGGTAATGTCGGTGGTGGTGGTGGTGAGGCGGAGGTTAGGAGGAGCTCGAGGGCGAGGAAGGCTCCGGTTTTGCTTGATGCTTCACCGCTTCCGGCGAAGAAGAGGCGGAAGTTTGATAAAGGGATAGGGATTGGGAATGGGAATGAGAATGGGGATGGTTTGGAGGAGAGGTTGAGGAAAGAGTGGGTGAAGGGGGAGTCTGTGTCTCCGTGCTCGACTTCGAAGAAGGTGGAGGAGGAATCGGGTGAATGGAAATCGAGGTTGAGAGCTAGGAGTAGTAATGGGAGTTTTAGAGAGAGGGGAGTAGGGGAGTTGTTGCTGAAGGGTAAACGGAAGCTTTTAGAAGATGCGGATAGATTTGGAAGTCAGTCCAAGTTGGAGGGTGAGGGATTGAGTAATAATAATCAGAAATTTAGAGCCAGGAAGCTTAAAACAAGAAGTAGTAAGTCACTTAGACCTGTTAATGTCGGAGTATTAAACGTTTCCTGTAATGAGCATCAAGAGACTTGTTCTGAAAGTATTTTGGAGGGTCACAAGGACAAGAACAAGGCACAGTTGTCAGCAGACAAAGGTGGGGATACTGTGTTTATGGAGAGTGGGGATACGGTGCGCATGGAGAGTGGTGATACCTTGAACATGGAGAGTGGGGATACCATGATCATGGATAGTGAGAATACCTTGATTATGAATAGTGAATTGGTGGGTATAAATGAGGGGAAACCAAAGCAAAATGTATCTTCCGCAGAAATTTTAGAGGAAAAGGAGGATGAGATTCCACCTAGTGTACATTCAGAGCGGTGCATGGTGAATGGTAATCCGCAGTCAATGGAATGCAATAAGGTGAATGAACAACCGGGTTCTTTGATCGAAATGGAAAACCAAAAAGACACTACAGCTCCAGGTGGTGCTTTTGGTCAACAAGTAGATGGAAAATCAAATGATAAACCTTTGGAAAGTGAAAGTTCTAAGTATGTACATGATCTGAACTATCCATTGAAGAATGAACTGAGCAAACCGCGAATAAAAAAGGGAAGAAGATGTGGCCTGTGTGGGGGAGGAACCGACGGAAAACCTCCAAAGATTTTATTGCAGCATGGGCTTGGGAGTGATGATGAGGCATACTCTGGGTCTTCTGATGCTGAGGAACCGCTTTATGACATGTGGGATGGATTTGGTGATGAGCCTGGCTGGCTAGGGCGCCTCTTGGGTCCCATTAATGATCGTTTTGGTATTGCTGGAATATGGGTTCATCAACTTTGTGCTGTTTGGAGTCCGGAGGTGTGGTTTTTCTTGCTGAATGTATTTTACTTATATTTTGTGCTGCCCTTTTCTTGCATAAAACTACAATCTGTAAAAACCAGgaaatacttataagttataaggTTTCTTATTTCAGTTTCTTTTTACGAGTATCAGAGTTCTAATCATCTGAAGCTAAACTTGTTTTTGTGTATGTCATAGGGTATAGACTATAATAACTTAATTGTAAAGTTATTTTTTGTGAAATGAACTCAGTTACCAActttatttaacaaaaaaaacTCAGTTACCAACTTTGGTAAACTGATGTGTCCATTTGAGGGTTCCACAAGTATTATCATCTTGCTATTTTAAACAGTGGAGAGTGATACTTTAAAGGTCTTGGAGGAAGGAAAAATATACTAACAAATGTGaacctttttctttctttttatctATTTCTTGGAAATGTTAATCAAACTTGCGAAGACGGTTTTACATGATGATTTTGATTAAACTCTCTGCTAGAGTTTTTGACAATACATTTTTCATGCACCTTGATTGGAGGTCGATATGCCTCTTTGCAGATAGTTTCTTAAAACATATATATGTGTCTTTCTGTCTGTTGTAGTATTTTTTTTATGGATAAAGATTATGTTGGGAGCTTCTTTATCATAACAAGGGTTTGGGTCTACCAATCTGGTAACATAGCATATCTGTATTCCATCCATATTCATGTCTCCTTTTTTCACTTTTTTTAATAGTTTCAGAAGTAATACTTTAGTTCCTACAGCATTATGTAGTAGGTAGTGAGCAGCTATATTGATTGCTTGATCTTTAAAGCCTTATAACCAACATAGCTAATAATAACTTTTGCTTAGTTAGCAGCTACAAAAAGCTGTTAACGGAACTCTAGTTGGATCTAGTGCATGTTTATTAATTATCGTGTAGCTGTATCTcatgatatatttttttttcttttaggTTTATTTTGCTGGATTAGGACGTTTAAAAAATGTAAGGGCGGCTCTTTGCAGAGGAAGACTATTGAAATGTAGCCGGTGCAGTAGGCGTGGGGCAACAGTTGGATGTCGTGTTGATCGGTGCACTAAAACTTATCACTTGGTCGGTTCTTAATATCTCTTTCACTAAAAAAGCTTTCCTTTAATACCATTTTCAAACTTTTCTATATCTTTTTTTATTACATTCTACTATTCTAGTCGTTTTATTTGCGTATTCAAGTATTTTAGATAATTAACCATAAGTTTGGTCATAGCTATTAACTCATCACTATGTCTTGCAGCCTTGTGCTCGAGCCAATGGCTGCATCTTTAATCATCGTAAATTTCTCATAGCCTGCACGGATCATCGAAATATCTTCCAACCTCAAGGCAGTAAAAAAAATTCCTGGTTGAAGAAAATGAAAGCTAGAAAGATGAAAATGGAAATTAGAAAACAATCAAGTGATGCCTGGAGGAAAGATGTTGAAGCAGAAGATAAATGGTTAGAGAACTGCGGGGAGGATGAAGAATTTTTGAAACGTGAAAGCAAGAGGCTTCAAAGAGATCTGTTGAGAATTGCACCTATGTACATTGGAGGATCAAATACTGAAAACGAAATCCAGTTTGGGGGTTGGGAATCTGTTGCAGGGCTTCAAAATGTCATCAATTGTTTAAAGGAGGTTGTTATATTGCCTCTACTGTATCCTGAGTTTTTTAGTAATATCGGCCTCACTCCACCTAGGGGAGTTCTTTTGCATGGATATCCTGGAACAGGTAAAACTTTAGTGGTGCGTTCGTTAATTGGTGCATGTGCTCGTGGTGATAAAAGGATAGCCTATTTTGCACGCAAAGGTGCTGATTGCCTCGGAAAATATGTTGGTGATGCGGAGCGACAACTTAGACTTCTGTTTCAGGTTGCAGAGAAATCACAACCATCTATAATATTCTTTGATGAGATTGATGGTTTGGCTCCTTCTCGCACGAGGCAGCAAGACCAAACACATAGTTCAGTTGTTTCCACTTTGCTTGCTCTAATGGATGGTTTGAAATCACGGGGTTCTGTTGTTGTAATTGGAGCGACAAATCGTCCTGATGCTGTTGATCCTGCTTTAAGGAGACCTGGGAGGTTTGACAGGGAGATCTATTTTCCGCTGCCTTCGGTCAAGGATAGAGAATCTATTCTCTCCCTCCACACAAAAAAATGGCCAAAGGCTGTTACTGGATCATTACTTAAATGGATTGCTAGAAGAACTGCAGGATTTGCTGGTGCTGATCTTCAGGCTCTTTGTACTCAAGCAGCTATGGCCGCTCTCAAGAGGAGCTGCCCATTACATAAAATTCTTTCGGAAGCTGAAGGAAAGTCTGGTCATGGTAAGAGGCCTGCTCTTCCCTCATTTAATGTGGAAGAAAGGGATTGGTTAGAGGCGCTTTCATGTGCACCACCTCCATGCTCCCGCAGGGAAGCAGGAATGGCTGCAAATGATGTGGTATCGTCGCCTCTTCCGGCCCATCTTATTCCTTGTCTGATACAGCCACTGTCCACATTACTTCTTTCTATTTATTTAGATGAACGGACCTGGTTGCCGCCGCCACTTTTTAAAGCATCAACAGTAATAAAAGATGTAATTATGTCTGTCTTGAACAAGAAGAATATTAGAGGTGAAAGCTGGTGGTCCCATATTCATGTTTTGCTTGAAGAAGCAGATGTTTTGAGCGAAATAGCGAGTTGCCTGTCACGTGAAAGCATTTTAGTTGGAGATGCGTCTTTTGTAGGTGTTGATGCACTGAATGACGATGCTGGTGATGAAAATGCTTCAGGCATTCAGCCACTGGTTTCTCGTACTACTTTGTTGCAAAATGTGTCTCTCTTAGGAAAGAAATCAGGTTTCAGGATATTGATATCTGGAAATCCTGGTGGTGGTCAGAAACATATAGCGTCCTGCATTCTTCATTGTTTCGTCGGCAATGTTGAAATTAGGAAGCTTGATTTGGCTACAATTGCACAAGAAGGGCACGGAGATTTAATGCATGGAGTAACACAAATACTAAGTAAGTCTTTGATAATAATTATGGCTCTGCTCTAAACTCCTTGCATTAGTCTGCATTAGTGACTTAATTCTGAATGCAGAGCTATATTTCACTCTATGCCCAGTCAAATTAGATGAATAAAATTGCAAGATATCCTAAATCCTAACCTTTAGTATTATTTTACTTGGAGTTTGGCATCTCTTGCTAAAATTAGCCCAGAGGTTTGTAATTTTGTTTGGTTGAAGGATGGTCACCTATTCTGATGGTTTGCATTTTAGTTGGCAATTGAAATATTGTTCATTGTTACTTTGCCAATGTGTGGTCACTCCTGATCCATAAAATTATGCACTTGCAAGAATATATTTTGGTAATTTCTTGTCCTAAAAAGTCCAAGGGAAATAGGTTAAATCGAACTGAAGAAATTTAGAACTTGAATCCAATGACTTGGATATGTCATATGTCTGTACAAGGCCCGATAGATGTAGTATGGTTGTGGTTATCCAGTTTCATGTATACTTTCTGTGGAACTGTATGAGTGACTTGGCTTTCTTGGATATGGTTTTTAAATAGGGAACAAACTCCTCCTTTAATTGTGGCTTTATTTAGTCCCTTACCTTTGCTCCTTTTAACCTCTGCATTTATCATCTGTTCATCTTGGGCTGTGTAACCGCTATTCATTACTTTATATATTGTggaatatgataacacttttttTACTGATCAATTAAATTAAAGTTGACTATTTGGTCTTTATACAATTGTTTCCAGCATTTCCCTCTTCCCTAAAATTATATTTTGCTGGTCAAAATTAGTGGCACAATACTTTTTGTGAAAAGCATGTCATAGAGGTGAGGAAAAGTATATTCATTTTTGTATGCAACAAATGTTCTCTTTTTAGATTGAGGTTTCACAATGTTGATTTTTTTGTCTAGTTATCATTTTGATTGCTGAAGCAGAATccatacatttatatatatagcTGGAGATTTTTAATGAATGAAAATTTGCTGTTCATATTTTCCATTTTGTGAAGTCAGTTGTTAAAAACATGGTTCTCATCTCCTTAATTTGAATGCAGGTAGATGTACGTGTCTTGGTTCATGCATTGTTTTTATGCCAAGGATTGATTTATGGGCTGTGGAGACGTCTTATGAAGAGGAGTGTCTTTCACCTGCAACAGAAGTTGATTTATCCGAAGAGAGCAGTTTTTTGGAACACAACAATGTTAATTGGAGATCCAAACTGAATGAAGGTAGCTCTGCAGAGTCAGCAGAGCCCCAAGACCCTATCATAAAAGCTTCACACCTCTGGTTCTCGTTTATCGAGCAAGTAGAATCCATTTGCGTGTCTACAGCCTTGATAATTTTGGTACGATTGTCTATCATTGCTTTTGTATATAAACATTTTAAGTATATGCTTGAGTGTATGTTTACTCATTCTTGTCCTTGTTAAGTTTTTGTACATATGTATTCTGCTTTATTTCCATATTCTGGAACATGAATGCATCCTACTGAAAAAGCTACTTGCTATCTACTCTGCCATTTAGTCTAGGATACTTATAACATGCTTTTGAGTTTTAAATAGGAAGGAAAGCGAATGAAGTGTGAGTAAATGTATAGAGTTTTCACTCTAATTCATGCTCCCAAGGTTTTTTTAGTAAGGAAATCAAGTTGAGTAAAAAACCCACTTTCAGGCCATAATCTTTACACTAATGTATCATGTATAATTTTAGTGACTACTGCGTAATTAAAAAATTCTTGGCGCTGTGTTCGAtttttacaacttaaaaaactcCGTTGATTGATCTCATGAACCAATCATTATTCTTTGTATTCACCTTTTTATGTTCACTATCTTTAAATCCATTAAATATCTCTTCCTAATCATCCAACCGTGTTTTGATGACTTATCAAGCTTAAAAAAGGTTGCAGTATCTTTATATAGTTAAAATATGCAATTTTGAATCCCAAGGTCTTTATATTATCAATTTGTAATTCTAAGAGTGTGATGTTCCTTCTAGGTGAGTCAACTTTCATCCAATATGTGATGACAATGTCTTCCATACCTTCATTCTCTGTAACTGCATGAAGGAAGATGTACATCTTTTTTGTTTAAACTCCCCCCTTCCCCTTTTACATGTCTATTTTGAAGAAATTGCACATATTAATGAAATGTTAGTTAGATAATATTTTCCTATGAATACCTTTAATTATTACCTTGAAAATTAAGAATTCAACTAAGTTTTTAAAAGATTCATACCTTGGAAATGGTAAATATAGAGATGCTTTTGGAAGATTGTCTCTAAATCTACCATAGAAGTAGAAATGGACATGTATTAAGGGACAAAACTTATTTTAAAAGAGACATGTAAAAGGGGACGGTGGGAGTTTTTGGAAGTATCAAATTGTAATTaagttaatattttttttattttggtttcATTATAACTTGAGACAAGTCATTGAAACTCATTTGAGTCTCCCTTACTTTCGTTGATGTTCCTTTATTTTCCTTCTTTAAAAGACTCAGAAGCAAGGCCTTAATATATAAAAAGACTGATGAAGCTCCTAGGATTGTACTGAATCTGATCAACGTATGTAATTTATGGACCACAATTGTCGCAAATGTGAACAATAGGTTTCCATCACTGTTGAGTAGCTTCTAGTCAGATGTTCCATCTCTTAGATATTTCTGAGttgaaatttaaaattttattttatgtatCTATGTTTACTCCTGTGTTTAATCATATGATGTATCGTGTatattcataattttattaaaatagttaCTTTCTACAGTACATATCTTTTGTTAAAACCGACAGATAATTATTTGGATGAGAATGCTCAGTAGACACATATATTATGAATCATTACGAGGCAGTTTTATATGGAATGAATTACAAGTGAAACCGTATGGCATATATCATGTAGCTTGATAAAGGTGGCACGGTTTAGCTTGTAGGTTTCTACATTTATATTGAAGATTTATTGGGGTTTCAGGTGGTGTAAAGCatcaaaaaataatataataagcTGCATATTTCCTGTGTAGCAGttaagaaaatgatttttataactTCTGGCAGGCTACATCAGACATGCCATTTACATTACTTCCACATGGAATAAGGCAATTCTTTGAGAGTGACAACTTGAACTGCAGTCTTTCTGCTCCGTTGAAGGATGCCGTACCCCGATTTTCTGTCCTGGTTGGAGGGAACTTCGATTGTGACATGGTGATTGATTTTTCTGCAAAAAAATTATCAAAGGATTTAGCTAAATATTTTCTCCAGTTGATTCACTGTAAAGCTCATGCGAGTGAGGGCAAAGCTGTAGATGCTCCTATGAAAGATGCAAATGCAGGATGTCAGAATCATGAACCTGTCTCAGCCTGTTATCCAGTGTGCCAAAAGCAATTTCCTGCAAGTCCTATATTGGGGGATGCACCTCCATCTGTGACAAAAAATATGAAGGGAAAATCAAACTTGATGCTGGCAATAATAACGTTTGGATATCAAATATTGCTATATCCTCATTTTGCTGAGCTTTGTTGGGCGACATCCAAGCTTAAAGAAGGCCCGTGTGCGGACATAACTGGACCTTGGAGAGGCTGGCCATTCAACTCTTGCATCATTCGTCCTAAGGATTCATTGGAAAGAGAGAATGTTGTTGTTGCTTGCAGTTCTGCAAATAAAAATTTCAACAAAAAATCTGGTGAAGTTAGAGGCTTAACTGCTATTGGTTTATTGGCTTACAGAGGCATTTACACATCACCTAGAGAAGTATCAGCTGAGGTTCGAAAGGTTTTAAAGCTTCTAGCTGTACGTGTTCATGCTAAAATAGATGCTGGGAGTGATAGATTTCATTTTGTTCGTTTGCTTTCGCAAGTTGCTTATCTTGAGGATTTGGTGAATAGCTGGGCTTACCAGCTACAAAGGTATTGTTTCTTCATCTATGTGGTCTTTTAAACTTTGATTGTGGTCAGCAGTTTGTGTGTTCAGTTCCCTTTCTTTCTGTTAACAGCTTAGATATCCATGGCCAAGTGACTGAAGCAGACCCTAGGCTTGCTTGTCTGGGACCAAATGATAAATACAAGATCCGTGAAGATATATCAACTACCAAAAATACCTTGCATGAAGCAGAATCTCGAAGTCCCCTAAATCTGAACATCACAGATACAGGATCTATCCCTTCGAACATAGATGCGGATTCTGGTCAGCAAAATGGGAACGTAAAAGCAACTTCAGGAGATCCTTTGTGTGATACATCCTTGCAATCTCATAAGTCTATAAATATAAATGTTGAAGTTTTAAATGGGAAGGATGGTGTCAATCCTCGTCCACGTGAATTAGAAAGTTCTGGAAATGACGTGAAGGTAAATGAAGTGTTTGGACCCATTTCTAATGGTTACACACGTACACGTACACGTATGGGTTCCAAAATTTTGAAGGATGGTCCTTGTGCTTTAGGTGATAATATCTTGTCCTCAGATAATATAGATGCGACTTCTGAAAATGGCAACACAATCTCTTCTAAAGGACAAGTAGACGGCAATTGCACTTCGAACGGCATCACCAATCCTACATGTGATCTTAGTTTTCTATGTTTGTACCGCTGTTGTCCTAAGTGTCTTGTCATGCTCCAACAGTTGGTGCGGAAGAATCTTTATTATCAGCGGGGACTAAGAGGGAGCCAGTGGACAGTGGAGGATGTGCACGACTGTGTCAAATCTTCATCAGTTCATCTTCATTCAGAGGTTAGGAATTTTTGTTCAAGTGAGGATCCAACAAGTTTGTTAGGTGAAAATGTGGAGCATTGTGATCACGTCCAATTGGCTGAAGGCCAGAAAACCAAAGTTTGTCTATGCAAAAATACTGGAAATAAATTTATCAGGCCCGTTGAATGTACATCTCATCCAAGAATCGAGAGTGCAACAGCAGGAGTAAGTTCTTGGAATCCTCATGGACTAGAACTAGAGTTAATCTACAAAGATGGTATAGTAATTTCTGTAGATCCTACAAAGGATGTTTCTTGGCACTGTAAATTTGAGACGTTATGCCTTTGTTCACTTATAGATTGGATAGACAAAGCAGGCTTCTGATTAATTAGTAGTTGGCTTTGGCTTGGCAAGTTTTGGTATGCCTGCGGAGTTTAGGTGTTAGATTCCTTGTAAAAATCGAAATTTTGCATGAGTATTGGTTTATGTGCTGAACATGTTCAATTTTTTTAAATGTTTGATTCAAATATGGTAAGATTGTTTTTGGCCTGCCCTTAAAGAACAGTTGGAGGGGGTTACATATACTCTGGTTTTCGAAGCTTTAGACTGTGACTTGTTTATCTTATGAAATCAGTTGGTTAGGTGCtcaattttaacttatttttTTACTGCTATTGTACGCTTGAAATTTATCAAGTGGTGCTTGCAGTAGTGTGGTATTCTTTTATATCTGGAGATACGAATTCCAAAGTATGGAAGGTTTCAGAAGGGTCTGTATAGACTGTATAGTTCAGACTTTGTAATATTTAACTTAACTAGCTAAGCAAGCTGCACACATTAATATTGGAATAAAAGGTCAGAGTACTAGGGATTACTGAGATATATTGGAATAAAAGGTCAGAAAAACGTTTTTCAGGTGTACTGGATATTTTAACAATAAAACTGGGGTAATAGTAAAAGATATTTCATTTGAGAAGTATTACAATAAAAAATGCAAAACACATTTACCTAAAGAACAAAATAATTTACTAGGACGAGTGAGCTAGATAATGAAGCAAATGACTTGAGAAGTTATTATTCTCATTCGTTAGTAATAGCCCAACAACCGAAATGAAAGTTTCAAATATCCGCTCCTTTGATATTGTCTAGACTAGACTATCAGTTTACATTGTTCTTTCTTGCTGCCCAAAAGCCCCATCGACGGTGACTAGTTCTTCACCAACCATCAGGCAATTTTGATGCCTAAATCGCGACCGGAAAAGATATGGTACAGTCGAGGTCATGTCTAGATTGTGCAAAACAGCTACCATAATGACTGAGGATATGAACATTGAGATTGGACCAAAAATCCACATTATCAAAGTAGTTGCAAAATAGAGTGCACGCAAGCCAACCACCCAGTAGTTACTCCCTTTTATAACTGGCTTCTGCACATATCTTACAGGAATTTCACAATGTGGCATACTAATGAGAAATGCAGCTAGTGTGTAGTTCCTCAACATTTGTACAAAAGAAGCAAAAGCCACCAGGAAGCATAAGAGAAGACTTATGTACTTGTAGGAAGTGACTGTGATCCTTGTGTCTCCGTAAATAACACTGCTTGAGAGGATGCTTTTTCCGGATGAGGTTCCTATCAACGTTCCAATCAAAGAGCTCAAAACGAGAGAGACTGAGCACATGTTGGTTGCTGCTATTATATTGCTGCTGATCACGGAAATAGCTGTCCCTCTATCCTTAGCATCAAGCTGAGTATTATGCGTAAACATGTTGATTAGTACATAATACACAAGTTGTCATCTATCAGGAAATCTCATGAAAGAACAAGTTAGAAGTTTGTAACCTGCATGGTCTTCTCAACCCAGACTCTCTTGTAATGATCCTCACATCCCATCACCGTCGTGTCAGGAAACTTAAGGTATCTGTAGAGAAGAAAGAGATGATAGCTGAACATAATCAACAGTCCAATCGGTACCAAGATTAGATCCGAGTACTCTTCTTTCCATCCCCAGTTCATTTTATTAGAACGGGTGCAAGAAAGATAACACCAGTCCAAAAGAACAAGAATGTGAAGACTAAGTTGAAATAATGGATTTGGTGAACACACATTAAAATTTTGGTTTGGTGTAATGGTGATGCATAATGCATTTGATTATGAAATAAATGACAGTTTTCTAGTAATACCTGCTACTAACTTGCATCTTCTTATATCTTAATCCCCCCACTATGCTCCTGCCCGTCTCTATCTCCATTTTTATACAGTTCCTTTACACAATATATAACACATATTCTGCCAGAGTTTTCCTAGAACAGCTATCATCATCAAAAAAACAAGACACATAATTTCCAAGAAGTCGCGACTATTCTTTTTTGTAACCCAAACCGAAACAAAAGCTAACAGGGCATCCCTTGCCACTAAGCAGGGTCTTGGGAGGACAGAACATAACATTTACGGTCAGTCTTTTCCGCCTTTTTGGCAGGCTGAGATTGAAAATTAACTGCAGC is a genomic window containing:
- the LOC141711638 gene encoding uncharacterized protein LOC141711638 isoform X1 — translated: MRLSRPAVFSKNRRKRSKNLGSKNLGSGFRVKKKHKRLDAISEEVYSRNHGVVEAESKEGNVGGGGGEAEVRRSSRARKAPVLLDASPLPAKKRRKFDKGIGIGNGNENGDGLEERLRKEWVKGESVSPCSTSKKVEEESGEWKSRLRARSSNGSFRERGVGELLLKGKRKLLEDADRFGSQSKLEGEGLSNNNQKFRARKLKTRSSKSLRPVNVGVLNVSCNEHQETCSESILEGHKDKNKAQLSADKGGDTVFMESGDTVRMESGDTLNMESGDTMIMDSENTLIMNSELVGINEGKPKQNVSSAEILEEKEDEIPPSVHSERCMVNGNPQSMECNKVNEQPGSLIEMENQKDTTAPGGAFGQQVDGKSNDKPLESESSKYVHDLNYPLKNELSKPRIKKGRRCGLCGGGTDGKPPKILLQHGLGSDDEAYSGSSDAEEPLYDMWDGFGDEPGWLGRLLGPINDRFGIAGIWVHQLCAVWSPEVYFAGLGRLKNVRAALCRGRLLKCSRCSRRGATVGCRVDRCTKTYHLPCARANGCIFNHRKFLIACTDHRNIFQPQGSKKNSWLKKMKARKMKMEIRKQSSDAWRKDVEAEDKWLENCGEDEEFLKRESKRLQRDLLRIAPMYIGGSNTENEIQFGGWESVAGLQNVINCLKEVVILPLLYPEFFSNIGLTPPRGVLLHGYPGTGKTLVVRSLIGACARGDKRIAYFARKGADCLGKYVGDAERQLRLLFQVAEKSQPSIIFFDEIDGLAPSRTRQQDQTHSSVVSTLLALMDGLKSRGSVVVIGATNRPDAVDPALRRPGRFDREIYFPLPSVKDRESILSLHTKKWPKAVTGSLLKWIARRTAGFAGADLQALCTQAAMAALKRSCPLHKILSEAEGKSGHGKRPALPSFNVEERDWLEALSCAPPPCSRREAGMAANDVVSSPLPAHLIPCLIQPLSTLLLSIYLDERTWLPPPLFKASTVIKDVIMSVLNKKNIRGESWWSHIHVLLEEADVLSEIASCLSRESILVGDASFVGVDALNDDAGDENASGIQPLVSRTTLLQNVSLLGKKSGFRILISGNPGGGQKHIASCILHCFVGNVEIRKLDLATIAQEGHGDLMHGVTQILSRCTCLGSCIVFMPRIDLWAVETSYEEECLSPATEVDLSEESSFLEHNNVNWRSKLNEGSSAESAEPQDPIIKASHLWFSFIEQVESICVSTALIILATSDMPFTLLPHGIRQFFESDNLNCSLSAPLKDAVPRFSVLVGGNFDCDMVIDFSAKKLSKDLAKYFLQLIHCKAHASEGKAVDAPMKDANAGCQNHEPVSACYPVCQKQFPASPILGDAPPSVTKNMKGKSNLMLAIITFGYQILLYPHFAELCWATSKLKEGPCADITGPWRGWPFNSCIIRPKDSLERENVVVACSSANKNFNKKSGEVRGLTAIGLLAYRGIYTSPREVSAEVRKVLKLLAVRVHAKIDAGSDRFHFVRLLSQVAYLEDLVNSWAYQLQSLDIHGQVTEADPRLACLGPNDKYKIREDISTTKNTLHEAESRSPLNLNITDTGSIPSNIDADSGQQNGNVKATSGDPLCDTSLQSHKSININVEVLNGKDGVNPRPRELESSGNDVKVNEVFGPISNGYTRTRTRMGSKILKDGPCALGDNILSSDNIDATSENGNTISSKGQVDGNCTSNGITNPTCDLSFLCLYRCCPKCLVMLQQLVRKNLYYQRGLRGSQWTVEDVHDCVKSSSVHLHSEVRNFCSSEDPTSLLGENVEHCDHVQLAEGQKTKVCLCKNTGNKFIRPVECTSHPRIESATAGVSSWNPHGLELELIYKDGIVISVDPTKDVSWHCKFETLCLCSLIDWIDKAGF